A single region of the Selenomonas sp. oral taxon 920 genome encodes:
- the rimM gene encoding ribosome maturation factor RimM (Essential for efficient processing of 16S rRNA): MTRLSPSVPDAGNERIVIGRVGAAHGIHGELRIIPLTDFPERFPALREVMVGDELLHIESVKPQGKNFLMRFREYAVREDAQKLTGRLLTVARAEAAPLDEGEYYVFDIVGLTVYDEEDNELGTVENVLRTGSNDVYAVRSEDGREILIPALRAVVREIDVPGGRMTVRFPQ, from the coding sequence ATGACAAGATTGTCGCCATCCGTTCCTGATGCAGGCAATGAGCGGATCGTCATCGGACGCGTCGGTGCGGCGCACGGGATTCACGGCGAGCTGCGAATCATTCCGCTGACGGACTTTCCCGAGCGTTTTCCTGCGCTGCGCGAGGTTATGGTCGGCGATGAGCTGCTGCACATCGAGAGCGTCAAGCCGCAGGGGAAGAACTTTCTCATGCGTTTCCGTGAGTACGCTGTCCGCGAGGACGCGCAGAAACTTACGGGGCGGCTGCTCACGGTCGCACGCGCAGAGGCGGCACCGCTCGATGAGGGCGAGTACTACGTCTTTGATATCGTGGGGCTGACGGTGTACGATGAGGAGGACAATGAGCTCGGCACGGTCGAGAATGTTCTCCGTACGGGCAGCAACGATGTCTATGCCGTGCGCAGTGAGGATGGGCGCGAAATTCTCATTCCAGCCCTGCGTGCGGTTGTACGCGAGATCGATGTGCCGGGCGGGCGCATGACAGTACGATTCCCACAGTAA
- a CDS encoding YlqD family protein produces the protein MDTITMKVPVTVKAKLTEKLRAKMLKEMEEGLSRAELEVQQLGIQEKRVMQEAEQGELTPQAIQHINAIRQERQRRLDYIEETTAHREELQKFVEGAEIVQGTLERLVKAKVGDDMRELMNVEILVEDDKIVAIRS, from the coding sequence GTGGATACAATCACAATGAAGGTGCCTGTCACCGTCAAGGCAAAGCTGACGGAGAAGCTGCGCGCAAAGATGCTCAAGGAGATGGAGGAAGGTCTCAGCCGTGCGGAGCTCGAGGTGCAGCAGCTCGGCATCCAGGAGAAGCGCGTCATGCAGGAGGCGGAGCAGGGCGAGCTGACGCCGCAGGCGATCCAGCACATCAACGCGATCCGTCAGGAGCGTCAGCGTCGTCTCGACTACATCGAGGAGACGACGGCACACCGCGAGGAGCTGCAGAAGTTCGTCGAGGGTGCGGAAATCGTGCAGGGCACGCTTGAGCGTCTCGTCAAGGCGAAGGTCGGCGACGATATGCGCGAGCTCATGAACGTCGAGATTCTGGTGGAGGATGACAAGATTGTCGCCATCCGTTCCTGA
- a CDS encoding KH domain-containing protein, with the protein MKEIVEVIAKSLVDHPEAVVVDETQDDQEIILRLRVAEDDMGKVIGKQGRIAKALRSVVKAAATKENKRATVEIG; encoded by the coding sequence GTGAAAGAGATAGTCGAGGTTATCGCAAAATCCTTGGTCGATCATCCGGAAGCTGTCGTCGTTGACGAAACGCAGGATGATCAGGAGATCATATTGAGACTTCGTGTGGCAGAGGATGACATGGGTAAGGTCATCGGCAAGCAGGGGCGCATCGCAAAAGCGCTGCGCAGTGTTGTCAAGGCTGCCGCGACGAAGGAGAATAAGAGGGCAACGGTCGAGATCGGCTGA
- the rpsP gene encoding 30S ribosomal protein S16: protein MAVKIRLNRMGAKKNPFYRIVVADSRAPRDGRFIEILGNYDPSKQPAVVSIDEEKAIDWMKKGAQPTDTVRNLLSKNGTMAKFAEAKRQKD from the coding sequence ATGGCAGTCAAGATTCGTTTGAACCGCATGGGTGCGAAGAAGAATCCCTTTTATCGCATTGTGGTCGCCGACTCGCGTGCACCGCGTGACGGTCGATTCATCGAGATCCTTGGAAACTACGATCCGTCGAAGCAGCCCGCTGTCGTCAGCATTGACGAGGAGAAGGCAATCGACTGGATGAAGAAGGGCGCACAGCCGACCGACACGGTCAGGAACCTCCTGAGCAAGAACGGTACGATGGCGAAATTCGCCGAGGCAAAGCGTCAGAAGGACTGA
- the ffh gene encoding signal recognition particle protein, with product MIFENLSDRLQGIFKKLRGHGKLTEDDVSDAMREVRMALLEADVNFKVVKDFVKRVKERAVGQEVLDTLTAAQAVIKIVDEELTALMGGTESRLNISPNPPTVIMLVGLQGSGKTTSAGKLALMLKKQGKRPLLVADDIYRPAAIKQLEVIGEKVEVPVFSQGQEDAVAIARAAIGHSASHANDVVIIDTAGRLQIDETLMQELRDIKAAVKPHEILLVVDAMTGQEAVNVAQSFDESLGLDGVIMTKLDGDARGGAALSIKAVTGCPVKFVGMGEKLEPLEVFHPDRMASRILGMGDVLSLVEKAQENFDLENAKKMEAKLRKNDFTLDDFLDQLQQVKKLGSLNSILGMIPGMGNLKKKLGDQELDLDGKEMRQLEAIIRAMTPKERADITIINGSRRKRIAAGSGTRVQDVNKLLKQFGEMRKMMKKMKKMKGKGGMPSMPSLGGMGLPKMPFFK from the coding sequence ATGATCTTTGAGAATCTGTCCGATCGTTTGCAGGGGATCTTCAAGAAGCTGCGCGGACATGGAAAGCTGACCGAGGACGATGTGAGCGATGCCATGCGCGAGGTGCGGATGGCACTCCTCGAAGCAGACGTGAACTTCAAGGTCGTCAAGGACTTCGTCAAGCGCGTGAAGGAGCGTGCCGTTGGGCAGGAGGTGCTCGACACACTCACGGCGGCACAGGCGGTCATCAAGATCGTTGACGAGGAACTGACCGCGCTGATGGGCGGGACGGAGAGTCGTCTCAACATCAGTCCGAACCCGCCGACCGTCATCATGCTCGTCGGCCTCCAAGGCTCGGGTAAGACCACATCGGCGGGCAAACTCGCGCTCATGCTCAAGAAGCAGGGCAAACGCCCGCTGCTCGTCGCGGACGACATCTATCGTCCCGCTGCGATCAAGCAGCTCGAAGTGATCGGCGAAAAGGTCGAAGTGCCCGTGTTCTCGCAGGGACAGGAGGATGCCGTCGCCATTGCGCGCGCGGCAATCGGACATTCTGCCTCGCATGCGAACGATGTCGTCATCATCGATACGGCAGGACGTTTGCAGATCGACGAAACGCTGATGCAGGAGCTGCGCGACATCAAGGCGGCGGTAAAGCCGCACGAGATCCTGCTTGTCGTCGATGCCATGACGGGACAGGAAGCCGTCAACGTCGCACAGTCCTTTGATGAATCGCTCGGGCTGGACGGCGTCATCATGACGAAGCTCGACGGCGATGCACGCGGCGGTGCCGCACTCTCGATCAAGGCGGTCACGGGCTGTCCCGTGAAGTTCGTCGGCATGGGCGAGAAGCTCGAGCCGCTTGAGGTGTTCCATCCTGACCGCATGGCATCACGCATTCTCGGCATGGGGGACGTGCTCTCCCTCGTGGAGAAGGCACAGGAGAACTTCGACCTCGAAAACGCGAAGAAGATGGAGGCGAAGCTTCGCAAGAATGACTTCACACTCGACGACTTCCTCGATCAGCTGCAGCAGGTGAAGAAGCTCGGATCGCTGAATAGCATCCTCGGCATGATTCCGGGGATGGGCAATCTCAAGAAGAAGCTCGGCGATCAGGAGCTTGATCTCGACGGCAAGGAGATGCGTCAGCTTGAGGCAATTATCCGTGCGATGACACCGAAGGAGCGTGCGGATATCACGATCATCAACGGCAGCCGCCGCAAGCGCATCGCTGCGGGCAGCGGAACACGCGTGCAGGATGTCAATAAGCTGCTCAAGCAGTTTGGCGAGATGCGCAAGATGATGAAGAAAATGAAGAAGATGAAGGGCAAGGGCGGAATGCCCTCCATGCCGTCACTCGGTGGTATGGGGCTTCCGAAGATGCCATTCTTCAAATAA
- the ylxM gene encoding YlxM family DNA-binding protein — protein sequence MERLYELARLYDLYGGLLTGKQRECLRLHIAEDFSLAEIGEELGITRQAAHDNIRRAERALTEMEETLGLLARQQAQEHALTAICAELRALREPIASADVRRIADELEQYTSQDDTKEVGE from the coding sequence ATGGAGCGACTTTACGAGCTCGCACGGCTGTATGACCTCTATGGAGGACTTCTCACGGGAAAGCAGCGCGAGTGTCTGCGTCTGCACATCGCAGAGGACTTTTCCCTCGCGGAGATCGGCGAGGAGCTGGGCATCACGCGGCAGGCGGCGCATGACAATATTCGCCGCGCAGAGCGTGCGCTCACGGAGATGGAGGAGACACTCGGACTCCTCGCGCGTCAACAGGCGCAGGAGCACGCACTTACTGCGATCTGTGCAGAGCTGCGTGCACTCAGAGAACCGATTGCGTCCGCCGATGTGCGGCGCATCGCGGACGAACTGGAACAATACACATCACAGGATGATACGAAGGAGGTGGGAGAATGA
- a CDS encoding DUF438 domain-containing protein translates to MEKILDLKKTVAELVEENPEVSEIMAGIGFKEITNPVALNVMGRIMTIPRGAAVKGIELSKVIAAFEERGYQVISDDAQSRQGRIRNFIERLSGGEDLDSVRKDFVEEFSHVDAQEIMTAEQTLIKEGMPVSEVQRLCDVHSALFHGVASEPPPGALSHDEIHAQAASVNPDDIDALPEGHPLTILRAENAALDALLDTIEGELDGAKRTDVMLQHILALGDVRSHYIKKEELLMPILYDYGVTGPSQVMWGIDDEMKRELAMIIKALKADEETLPMYEARIRALTQRVREMIFKEEKILFPLSLRYFTQMEWYRCYHDLPDMGISFGVPIPAWAEAQPWLDQEAARLAQSQVGGKLQFPTGELSMEQLTTILQLLPVDITFIDKDDVVRFFTNEGQVFTRPLSALGRDVMNCHPPEIIPVVRNLIADFKAKKRTQMIVHRYIRERPIRVHYQAMYDAAGAYIGTVEFVTDHAEPLEKFRR, encoded by the coding sequence ATGGAGAAGATACTGGATCTGAAAAAGACGGTCGCCGAGTTGGTGGAGGAGAATCCCGAAGTCAGTGAGATCATGGCGGGGATCGGCTTTAAGGAGATTACAAATCCCGTCGCACTGAATGTGATGGGGCGTATCATGACAATTCCGCGCGGCGCGGCGGTGAAGGGGATCGAGCTCTCGAAGGTCATCGCGGCGTTCGAGGAGCGTGGATATCAGGTCATCAGTGATGATGCGCAGTCGCGGCAGGGGCGCATTCGGAACTTCATCGAACGCCTGTCGGGTGGTGAGGATCTCGACTCCGTCCGCAAGGACTTCGTGGAGGAGTTCAGTCACGTTGACGCACAGGAGATCATGACGGCGGAGCAGACCCTCATCAAGGAGGGCATGCCTGTCAGTGAGGTGCAGCGTCTCTGCGATGTGCATTCGGCGCTCTTTCACGGCGTGGCGAGCGAACCGCCGCCGGGGGCGCTCTCGCATGACGAGATTCACGCACAGGCGGCATCGGTGAATCCCGACGACATCGACGCGCTGCCCGAGGGGCATCCGCTCACGATCCTGCGTGCGGAGAATGCGGCACTCGACGCGCTGCTCGACACGATTGAGGGCGAACTGGACGGCGCAAAGCGTACGGATGTCATGCTCCAGCACATTCTCGCGCTCGGTGATGTGCGCTCCCACTACATCAAGAAGGAAGAACTGCTGATGCCGATTCTCTACGATTACGGTGTCACGGGACCCTCGCAGGTCATGTGGGGCATCGACGATGAGATGAAGCGCGAGCTCGCCATGATTATCAAGGCGCTCAAGGCGGACGAAGAGACGCTGCCCATGTATGAGGCACGGATCCGTGCACTCACGCAGCGCGTACGTGAAATGATCTTTAAGGAGGAGAAGATTCTCTTCCCGCTCAGCCTGCGCTATTTCACGCAGATGGAATGGTATCGCTGCTATCACGATCTGCCGGACATGGGCATCTCGTTCGGCGTTCCGATTCCCGCGTGGGCAGAGGCGCAGCCGTGGCTCGATCAGGAGGCAGCGCGTCTCGCACAGTCTCAGGTGGGCGGGAAGCTCCAGTTTCCGACCGGTGAGCTCTCGATGGAGCAGCTGACAACGATTCTTCAGCTGCTGCCCGTGGATATCACGTTTATCGACAAGGATGATGTCGTCCGCTTCTTCACAAACGAGGGGCAGGTGTTCACGCGTCCGCTGTCCGCACTCGGGCGCGACGTGATGAACTGCCACCCGCCCGAGATCATCCCCGTGGTGCGGAATCTGATCGCGGACTTCAAGGCGAAGAAGCGCACGCAGATGATCGTGCACCGCTACATCCGCGAGCGTCCGATCCGCGTGCACTATCAGGCAATGTACGATGCGGCGGGCGCGTACATCGGCACGGTCGAGTTCGTGACCGACCACGCAGAGCCGCTGGAAAAATTCCGTCGCTAA